A genomic segment from Thermotoga neapolitana DSM 4359 encodes:
- the queF gene encoding preQ(1) synthase → MPKAEGRIFDFKGHDAIRTDFLEAIDFDGKEEYIRIETEEFSAVCPFSGLPDIGKVIIEYYPDGGKIVELKSLKYYFVSFRNVGIYQEEATKRIYEDLKNLLKTDRLRVTVIYNIRGGIKTTTQIGSLEGRENGKAE, encoded by the coding sequence ATGCCGAAGGCAGAAGGCAGAATCTTCGATTTCAAAGGGCACGATGCGATAAGAACGGACTTTCTGGAGGCCATAGATTTCGATGGAAAAGAAGAGTACATCAGAATCGAAACCGAAGAGTTCTCTGCCGTCTGTCCTTTTTCTGGACTTCCAGACATAGGCAAGGTGATCATAGAATACTATCCCGACGGTGGAAAGATAGTTGAGTTGAAGTCCCTGAAGTACTACTTCGTCAGTTTCAGGAACGTGGGAATATACCAGGAAGAGGCAACGAAGAGAATATACGAAGACCTGAAGAACCTCTTGAAAACGGACCGTCTGAGAGTCACCGTGATATACAACATAAGAGGCGGGATAAAGACAACAACGCAGATAGGTTCACTGGAGGGAAGAGAAAATGGAAAAGCTGAATGA
- a CDS encoding thiamine-phosphate synthase family protein, which produces MVLVLSGFDPSGGAGMLQDVKILSALGIRAHGVISALTVQNEEKVFSVSFRDWEEMKREIEVLTPPRVIKVGLARPEVVKNLREMFPDSTIVWNVVLESSSGFRFQDLGEVREFTSYADYVVLNNEEAKRVGEHENFIVTGGHEKDDRIRVRYRELVIEISRVPGEFHGTGCAFSSAIAGFLALNYPVEEAIRAAMELLRKILERSSSVVETEKLLRDWHKYDVLNTLDEILPEFLEIGPLTVPEVGQNVSYALPWAQSEYEVGKFPGRIRLKEGKAVAVSCASFRDRSHTARMTITMMRFYPYMRCTVNVRYRKEYVERARKKGLKVYHYDRSKEPEEIREKEGQSMVWMIERAISELKSPPDLIYNEGWWGKEAMIRVFGRNPKEVLEKIKLMLKE; this is translated from the coding sequence ATGGTACTTGTGTTATCGGGCTTTGACCCTTCTGGAGGGGCGGGAATGCTTCAGGACGTGAAAATTCTGTCTGCACTCGGGATAAGGGCCCACGGTGTGATATCTGCCCTGACCGTTCAGAACGAGGAAAAGGTTTTCTCTGTGAGTTTCAGAGACTGGGAAGAAATGAAAAGGGAGATCGAGGTGCTCACTCCACCACGGGTGATAAAGGTGGGTCTTGCCCGTCCCGAAGTGGTGAAGAATTTGAGAGAGATGTTTCCAGATTCAACGATCGTGTGGAACGTTGTGCTTGAGTCTTCTTCGGGTTTCAGGTTTCAGGATCTGGGCGAAGTGAGAGAGTTCACCAGTTACGCCGACTACGTTGTACTGAACAACGAGGAAGCAAAAAGGGTGGGAGAACATGAAAATTTCATCGTCACCGGCGGACATGAAAAAGATGACAGGATAAGGGTGAGGTACAGGGAACTCGTCATCGAAATCTCCAGGGTGCCCGGAGAGTTTCACGGAACAGGGTGCGCCTTCTCCAGTGCAATTGCTGGTTTTCTGGCGCTGAATTACCCTGTGGAGGAGGCGATCAGAGCCGCCATGGAACTTCTCAGAAAGATCCTCGAAAGGTCCTCGAGTGTGGTGGAGACAGAAAAACTTCTTCGTGACTGGCACAAGTACGACGTCCTCAACACACTGGACGAGATCCTCCCGGAGTTTCTTGAGATAGGACCCCTCACGGTGCCGGAGGTTGGACAGAACGTTTCTTACGCTTTGCCCTGGGCACAGAGTGAGTACGAGGTGGGAAAGTTTCCAGGAAGGATCAGGCTCAAAGAGGGAAAGGCGGTGGCTGTATCCTGCGCTTCCTTCAGAGACAGATCCCACACCGCACGGATGACGATCACCATGATGCGTTTTTATCCGTACATGAGATGCACGGTGAACGTGAGATACAGAAAAGAGTACGTGGAGAGGGCAAGGAAAAAGGGATTGAAAGTCTATCATTACGACAGATCGAAAGAACCAGAGGAGATCAGAGAAAAGGAGGGCCAGTCCATGGTGTGGATGATAGAGCGGGCGATCTCGGAGTTGAAATCGCCTCCAGACTTGATATATAATGAAGGGTGGTGGGGGAAAGAAGCGATGATAAGGGTGTTTGGGAGAAATCCAAAGGAGGTTCTGGAGAAGATAAAACTCATGCTGAAGGAGTGA
- a CDS encoding sugar phosphate isomerase/epimerase family protein, protein MRKGVSTSIIRSRPDLLETLPQADVYELGFFKMEDLERVLHFFSGRHFGVHAPFVYRYVDRHPNPTSLNEEKRWDTFSVNRRCADLSKKIGADYVVVHFPNAVQKENWLFIYEEVEREFSELATLARVRVENVYGNDHFHSAKDYRIFLENTGCKMCVDVGHLLLDAEIYHLSPVKFIEELSDLIEEFHVYYADFETYRRCHHAPWGELKDFFEILEFIRGMDVDFVIEPTPECSEGLEKLLEYWRDL, encoded by the coding sequence TTGAGGAAAGGCGTTTCCACAAGCATCATAAGGAGCAGACCGGATCTCCTTGAAACACTTCCACAGGCCGATGTGTACGAACTGGGTTTTTTCAAAATGGAGGACCTGGAACGCGTCCTCCACTTCTTTTCAGGCAGACACTTTGGGGTTCATGCTCCTTTCGTTTACAGATACGTCGATCGCCACCCAAACCCCACCTCGTTGAACGAAGAAAAAAGATGGGACACGTTCTCCGTGAACAGAAGGTGTGCTGATCTCTCAAAAAAGATCGGAGCCGATTACGTCGTTGTTCACTTTCCAAACGCCGTTCAGAAGGAAAACTGGCTTTTCATTTACGAAGAAGTGGAAAGAGAATTCTCCGAACTTGCCACCCTCGCCAGGGTCCGGGTGGAGAACGTCTACGGAAACGATCATTTTCACTCTGCGAAGGACTACAGAATCTTCCTTGAGAACACAGGTTGCAAGATGTGTGTTGATGTAGGGCACCTTCTTCTCGACGCTGAGATCTACCACCTTTCTCCTGTGAAGTTCATCGAAGAGCTTTCAGACCTGATCGAAGAGTTCCACGTATACTACGCTGACTTTGAAACTTACAGAAGGTGTCACCATGCTCCCTGGGGTGAGTTGAAGGACTTCTTCGAGATTCTGGAGTTCATAAGAGGTATGGATGTGGATTTCGTTATAGAACCAACTCCAGAGTGTAGTGAGGGCCTGGAAAAACTCCTCGAGTACTGGAGGGATCTGTGA
- the thiC gene encoding phosphomethylpyrimidine synthase ThiC — translation MTQMEMARKGIVSEEMKKVAEYEGVDVEEVRQKIAEGRAVLPKNKLHRVSKPMIVGEGFSVKVNANIGTSQGFSSIEEEKEKARVAIEYGADSLMVLSTWGDLREIRRTIVEMSPVPVGSVPIYDSAVKSYQMKKNVVDFSEKDFFDMVIAHAEDGIDFMTIHVGVTRRVLERVKNSKRILKIVSRGGAIIAGWMIKNNRENPFYEHFDELLDIAKEYDITLSLGDGMRPGAVVDASDSQQFEELFVMGELVERAREKEVQVMLEGPGHVPLNEVEMNVKLMKKVGKGVPIFLLGPLPTDRAMGYDHIACAIGGALAGYYGADFLCYVTPSEHISLPDVEDVREGVIASKIAAVVADVARGNRKAWELEKRMALARKNFDWETMFDLSLGRDIAKKKYEERPYPDKGCSMCGPFCAIKIAEEFS, via the coding sequence ATGACTCAGATGGAGATGGCACGGAAAGGTATCGTTTCCGAAGAGATGAAAAAGGTTGCCGAGTACGAAGGTGTGGATGTGGAAGAGGTTCGGCAAAAGATAGCAGAGGGAAGAGCCGTTCTTCCAAAGAACAAACTCCACAGAGTGAGTAAACCCATGATCGTTGGTGAAGGCTTCAGTGTGAAGGTGAACGCCAACATAGGAACATCTCAGGGGTTCTCCTCGATCGAAGAGGAAAAGGAGAAAGCCAGAGTAGCGATAGAGTACGGAGCGGATTCCCTCATGGTTCTCTCCACATGGGGGGACCTGAGAGAGATCAGAAGGACGATCGTGGAAATGTCTCCCGTCCCCGTTGGTTCTGTACCCATCTACGATTCTGCCGTGAAGAGCTATCAGATGAAAAAGAACGTGGTGGATTTCTCGGAGAAGGACTTTTTCGACATGGTGATCGCACACGCCGAAGACGGCATCGATTTTATGACGATACACGTGGGTGTGACAAGAAGGGTTCTCGAAAGAGTGAAGAACTCAAAGAGAATTCTGAAGATCGTGAGCAGGGGAGGAGCGATCATCGCCGGCTGGATGATAAAGAACAATAGAGAAAACCCGTTCTACGAACACTTCGATGAACTTCTGGACATAGCAAAGGAGTACGATATCACCCTGAGCCTTGGAGATGGAATGAGACCGGGAGCGGTAGTGGATGCGAGTGACTCCCAGCAGTTTGAAGAGCTCTTCGTGATGGGAGAACTCGTGGAGAGAGCAAGAGAAAAGGAAGTCCAGGTGATGCTGGAAGGACCCGGCCACGTTCCACTGAACGAAGTGGAGATGAACGTGAAACTCATGAAGAAGGTAGGAAAAGGTGTTCCCATCTTTCTACTGGGTCCTCTTCCCACCGACAGAGCAATGGGATACGACCACATAGCCTGTGCGATCGGAGGGGCTCTTGCCGGCTACTACGGTGCGGACTTTCTCTGTTATGTGACACCATCGGAACACATTTCCCTTCCAGATGTTGAGGATGTGAGAGAAGGTGTGATAGCATCTAAAATAGCGGCGGTTGTGGCGGATGTTGCACGTGGAAACAGAAAAGCCTGGGAACTGGAAAAGCGCATGGCTCTCGCCCGGAAGAACTTCGACTGGGAAACGATGTTCGATCTTTCACTGGGAAGAGACATTGCAAAGAAAAAGTACGAGGAAAGGCCATATCCCGACAAGGGTTGTTCCATGTGTGGACCCTTCTGTGCAATAAAGATAGCGGAGGAGTTCTCTTGA
- a CDS encoding sulfide-dependent adenosine diphosphate thiazole synthase: MRDVLISRLIVERYFEKLRDSLELDVAIVGAGPSGLTAAYELAKKGFRVAVFEERNVPGGGIWGGGMMFNEIVLEKELEDFLKELEIEYTLREDHIVVDSVHFASGLLYRATKVGALLFNNVSVEDVAVQNGRVCGVVVNWGPTVRLGLHVDPITIKASFTVDGTGHPANVVSLLAKRGLVEMKTEFPMDADEAEKFVVENTGEIFPGLLVSGMAVCAVHGGPRMGPIFGGMVLSGQKVAKLISEKLG; the protein is encoded by the coding sequence ATGAGGGATGTTCTGATCTCCAGACTCATCGTCGAGAGGTACTTCGAAAAACTCAGAGACAGTCTGGAACTGGATGTTGCGATCGTTGGAGCAGGGCCAAGTGGACTCACAGCGGCGTACGAGCTGGCGAAGAAGGGTTTCAGAGTAGCAGTTTTTGAAGAAAGAAACGTGCCTGGTGGTGGTATATGGGGCGGCGGAATGATGTTCAACGAGATCGTGCTGGAGAAGGAACTGGAAGACTTTCTGAAAGAACTGGAGATCGAATACACTCTTAGAGAAGATCACATCGTGGTGGATTCCGTGCACTTTGCTTCCGGACTCCTTTACAGGGCAACGAAGGTAGGGGCCTTACTCTTCAACAACGTCTCTGTAGAGGATGTTGCCGTCCAGAACGGAAGGGTGTGCGGCGTTGTGGTGAACTGGGGACCCACGGTGAGGCTGGGACTCCACGTTGATCCCATCACGATAAAGGCTTCCTTCACCGTGGATGGAACGGGGCATCCTGCGAACGTGGTATCGCTTCTTGCAAAGCGTGGACTCGTTGAGATGAAAACGGAATTTCCCATGGATGCCGATGAAGCGGAGAAGTTCGTTGTGGAAAACACCGGTGAGATCTTCCCGGGACTTCTCGTTTCCGGAATGGCTGTGTGTGCCGTCCACGGTGGCCCCAGAATGGGTCCGATCTTCGGAGGCATGGTTCTGTCCGGTCAGAAGGTTGCGAAGTTGATAAGTGAAAAGCTGGGGTGA
- a CDS encoding encapsulin-associated ferritin-like protein — translation MADQYHEPVSELTGKDRDFVRALNSLKEEIEAVAWYHQRVATTQDETVRKILEHNRNEEMEHAAMLLEWLRRNMPGWDEALRTYLFTDRPITEIEEEETSGDSSAGGDLGIRKI, via the coding sequence ATGGCAGATCAGTACCATGAACCGGTTTCTGAACTCACAGGAAAGGACAGAGATTTCGTCAGGGCCCTCAACAGTCTGAAGGAAGAGATAGAAGCGGTTGCCTGGTATCACCAGAGAGTCGCAACCACCCAGGATGAAACCGTAAGGAAGATCCTGGAGCACAACAGAAACGAGGAGATGGAACACGCTGCGATGCTTCTTGAGTGGTTGAGAAGGAACATGCCGGGCTGGGACGAAGCCCTCAGAACATATCTGTTCACAGACAGGCCGATCACAGAGATAGAAGAGGAAGAGACCTCCGGTGATTCCTCTGCAGGTGGAGACCTCGGTATAAGGAAGATCTGA
- a CDS encoding family 1 encapsulin nanocompartment shell protein — MEFLKRSFAPLTEKQWQEIDNRAREIFKTQLYGRRFVDVVGPYGWEYAAHPLGEVEVLSDENETVKWGLRKSLPLIELRATFTLGLWELDNLERGKENVDLSSLEETVRKVAEFEDEVIFEGCEKSGVKGLLSFNEERKIQCGNSPGDLLESLMRALSTFSKEGIDGPYTLVINTDRWINLLKEGTGHYPLEKRVTELLGGRVITTPRIEDALVVSERGGDFKLILGQDLSIGYEDREKDSVRLFVTETFTFYVVNPEAMVYLAF, encoded by the coding sequence ATGGAATTTCTGAAAAGATCGTTTGCTCCTTTGACAGAGAAACAGTGGCAGGAGATAGACAACAGGGCAAGGGAGATATTCAAAACACAACTTTATGGAAGAAGGTTCGTAGACGTGGTAGGCCCCTACGGCTGGGAATACGCCGCCCATCCACTCGGAGAAGTCGAGGTGCTCTCGGATGAGAATGAAACTGTGAAATGGGGATTGAGAAAATCCCTTCCTTTGATCGAACTGAGAGCGACGTTCACACTTGGACTGTGGGAACTCGACAACCTCGAAAGGGGAAAAGAAAACGTGGATCTTTCCAGTCTTGAAGAGACCGTGAGAAAAGTGGCTGAATTCGAGGATGAAGTGATATTCGAAGGGTGCGAAAAATCTGGTGTGAAGGGCCTTCTTTCCTTCAATGAAGAGCGAAAGATCCAGTGTGGAAACTCTCCAGGAGATCTTCTCGAGTCTCTGATGAGGGCTCTTTCGACGTTCTCAAAAGAGGGTATAGATGGTCCCTACACCCTCGTCATAAACACGGACAGATGGATCAACCTCCTGAAAGAAGGGACCGGGCATTATCCCCTCGAAAAAAGAGTGACGGAACTTCTTGGAGGTAGAGTCATCACCACACCCAGAATTGAAGACGCTCTTGTTGTGTCCGAGCGAGGAGGAGACTTCAAACTGATCCTTGGACAGGATCTGTCGATAGGCTACGAAGACAGGGAAAAAGACAGTGTGAGGCTCTTTGTGACGGAGACGTTCACCTTCTATGTCGTTAACCCAGAAGCGATGGTGTATCTGGCATTCTGA
- a CDS encoding cobalamin B12-binding domain-containing protein: protein MKKVGIADHLGLPYIAAYLREKGMSVQIVDTKLEGWSPRRAVEEISKIPAKVIGVTLPFQIYAVEVLNFISALRKKNRCAHICGWHFPHLCLS from the coding sequence ATGAAAAAGGTGGGGATAGCGGATCATCTGGGACTACCTTATATCGCTGCCTACCTGAGAGAGAAAGGAATGAGTGTCCAGATTGTGGACACGAAACTCGAGGGCTGGTCTCCAAGACGGGCCGTCGAAGAGATCTCAAAAATACCAGCAAAGGTGATAGGAGTAACTCTTCCCTTTCAGATTTACGCTGTGGAGGTGTTGAACTTCATCTCAGCTCTGAGAAAAAAAAACCGATGCGCACATATCTGTGGGTGGCATTTTCCCCACCTTTGCTTATCGTGA
- a CDS encoding B12-binding domain-containing radical SAM protein — MGGIFPTFAYREILEKYHCIDSVVLGEGEITFYELVKAIFGDKDWRRIHGVAYREEGEIKTTPSRSLVKDLNSLPFPVRDNLPRIYEKTGAASVITSRGCYASCSFCSVVPFYEKFGPKIRLRDPENVVDELEVLVKEYKIENVIFCDANFTISKERAAKIATEIIRRKLKLRYAIESRVTEVDERLFRLLKESGLRRVFLGLESGSQSMLDRFRKGVTVEQNLKALEILSKLDLYVSPGFIMFDDRTSLEELQENAKFLKIVRRIMRDKIRPIDITTKLLPLSGTEFERYLKERGKYRGDVFRFNYKIEDPSVRFIYYFLKVSGTIVSSLKKLFPRKDWDRKWLES; from the coding sequence GTGGGTGGCATTTTCCCCACCTTTGCTTATCGTGAGATACTGGAAAAGTACCACTGCATCGATTCTGTGGTTCTCGGTGAAGGAGAGATCACTTTCTACGAACTGGTGAAAGCCATCTTTGGAGATAAAGACTGGAGGAGGATCCATGGCGTTGCCTACAGAGAGGAAGGAGAAATAAAAACCACTCCCTCGCGCTCTCTCGTGAAAGATCTGAACAGTCTGCCCTTTCCTGTACGGGACAACCTCCCAAGGATATACGAAAAGACGGGAGCAGCGTCGGTGATAACTTCCCGTGGGTGTTACGCTTCGTGCTCTTTTTGCAGCGTTGTTCCGTTCTACGAAAAGTTCGGGCCGAAGATTCGTCTGAGAGATCCAGAAAACGTGGTGGATGAACTGGAAGTGCTGGTGAAGGAGTACAAAATCGAAAACGTCATCTTCTGCGATGCGAACTTTACGATCTCTAAAGAGAGAGCAGCAAAGATAGCAACCGAAATAATCAGAAGAAAGCTGAAACTGAGGTACGCAATAGAAAGCAGAGTTACAGAGGTAGATGAAAGGTTGTTCAGGCTGTTGAAAGAAAGTGGTCTGAGAAGAGTCTTCCTCGGGCTGGAGTCGGGATCTCAATCCATGCTGGACAGGTTCAGAAAAGGAGTCACAGTTGAACAGAATCTGAAAGCTCTGGAGATTCTCTCTAAACTCGATCTTTACGTTTCTCCGGGTTTCATTATGTTCGACGATCGCACAAGTCTTGAAGAACTGCAGGAGAATGCAAAGTTTCTGAAAATTGTTCGCCGGATCATGAGAGATAAGATCCGCCCGATCGATATCACCACAAAACTTCTGCCCCTTTCTGGTACAGAGTTCGAAAGATACCTTAAGGAAAGAGGAAAATATCGTGGAGACGTGTTTCGTTTCAACTACAAAATCGAAGATCCATCGGTACGTTTCATCTACTACTTTCTGAAAGTCTCTGGAACCATCGTTTCATCCCTGAAAAAACTCTTTCCCCGAAAAGATTGGGACAGAAAGTGGCTGGAGAGCTAG
- a CDS encoding glycosidase — protein MAEEILRKLLFHKRSLRKDETIDIFRRVTYFFPKDFVLTNYPRQPVAVFNPGAVLVGKSLHVFPRVIFDYYKYVSSIGHFVVDIDDLFNGKVKKPIEMEIVFWPRDIQEFLGCEDPRVFFRDSRFEILYTAKGYKDWSQEGKPHTDFLAYAVLDEDLNLLEKKYVSIKSTLGDFIPVSMKDSSFVESNVILTRITVGDTKVCWRGRMEGDSIDLYSLDPVFFPEKWETKVGWSTNAVRVKRGYLIGWHAVLKDLTYKNGLALVDGRGKLLGTTNYVLSPKGVIEEYGDRIRVIFGCGLVVYEGKVIWIGGVSDWAIGVFEADEGEIMNLMKEAT, from the coding sequence ATGGCAGAGGAAATTTTAAGAAAACTCCTTTTCCATAAAAGATCGCTGAGAAAAGACGAAACGATCGACATTTTTAGAAGGGTGACCTATTTCTTTCCCAAAGATTTTGTTCTCACGAATTATCCCAGACAACCCGTTGCTGTCTTCAACCCGGGAGCGGTCCTCGTGGGAAAGAGTCTTCATGTGTTCCCAAGGGTGATATTCGATTACTACAAGTACGTGTCGTCGATAGGTCACTTCGTGGTGGACATCGATGATCTGTTCAATGGGAAAGTGAAAAAACCCATAGAAATGGAAATCGTCTTCTGGCCACGCGACATCCAGGAGTTCCTCGGGTGCGAAGATCCAAGGGTCTTTTTCAGAGACTCTCGGTTCGAGATACTGTACACAGCAAAAGGGTACAAAGACTGGTCACAGGAAGGAAAGCCGCACACGGACTTTCTTGCTTACGCTGTTCTGGACGAAGACCTGAATCTTCTGGAAAAGAAATACGTCTCCATAAAGAGCACGCTCGGTGATTTCATCCCCGTTTCGATGAAGGATAGCTCTTTTGTAGAATCGAACGTGATACTGACCAGGATAACGGTGGGAGATACCAAAGTCTGCTGGCGTGGAAGAATGGAAGGAGACTCCATAGATCTCTACAGCCTAGATCCGGTTTTCTTCCCGGAAAAATGGGAAACAAAAGTTGGATGGTCCACCAACGCCGTCAGGGTTAAGAGAGGGTACCTCATAGGTTGGCACGCGGTTCTCAAGGATCTCACCTACAAAAACGGTCTGGCGCTCGTGGATGGTAGAGGAAAACTTCTTGGAACGACAAACTACGTTCTCTCACCAAAGGGCGTGATCGAAGAGTACGGTGACAGGATCAGAGTGATCTTTGGTTGTGGACTTGTGGTATACGAAGGAAAGGTGATATGGATAGGTGGTGTCTCCGACTGGGCTATAGGTGTGTTCGAGGCTGACGAAGGTGAGATCATGAATTTAATGAAAGAAGCAACATGA
- a CDS encoding peroxiredoxin yields the protein MLKSGDKAIDFELVNTELKRVKLSDYSGKNVVLVFYPGAFTSVCEKELCTFRDSLSKFNRFNAVVLGISVDSPFANKAFAEKNHITFDLLSDFAGKVASQYGGVHENFLGIPGYTVAKRAVFIVDSSGTIVYSWVSDDPGKEPVYEEIEMELERLSG from the coding sequence ATGTTGAAATCCGGCGATAAGGCGATCGATTTTGAACTGGTGAACACAGAACTGAAAAGAGTGAAACTTTCGGACTATTCAGGAAAAAACGTGGTTCTCGTTTTCTATCCTGGTGCGTTCACGAGTGTCTGTGAAAAGGAACTGTGCACGTTCAGAGATTCCCTCTCCAAGTTTAACAGATTCAACGCAGTTGTTCTTGGTATCAGTGTGGATAGTCCCTTTGCGAACAAAGCGTTTGCAGAGAAGAATCACATCACGTTCGACCTTCTCTCTGACTTCGCTGGAAAAGTGGCATCCCAGTACGGAGGAGTGCACGAGAACTTCCTGGGTATTCCTGGCTACACCGTTGCAAAGAGGGCGGTCTTCATCGTGGACAGTAGCGGAACGATCGTCTACTCCTGGGTGTCCGACGATCCAGGGAAAGAGCCCGTCTACGAAGAGATAGAGATGGAACTTGAACGTCTTTCAGGGTAA
- a CDS encoding Mut7-C RNAse domain-containing protein yields the protein MKYEKVAFFRFFGRLNDFFKDNERVKVHRFTGFQTVKDRIEALGVPHVEVSFIILNGKPVSFDHMVNDGEFFCVYPEFQTIEIPSEWLVTPRYEGEPRFVLDIHLGKLARFLRMLGFYAFFGEEEDEKLCRMAVKENAILLSRDVGLLKRKELVFGYYVRNTAPKKQLVEVVERYDLKRWMKPFTRCIECNTEFEEVPKESVKDRVPPKVYRIFNEFVRCPSCGRVYWKGSHYDHMVEFIEKNLN from the coding sequence ATGAAATATGAAAAAGTCGCCTTTTTCAGATTCTTCGGCAGGTTGAACGATTTTTTCAAGGACAACGAAAGGGTGAAAGTCCATCGCTTCACAGGCTTTCAGACGGTGAAGGACAGAATAGAGGCACTTGGAGTGCCACACGTTGAAGTGAGTTTTATCATACTGAATGGAAAACCTGTGAGTTTCGATCACATGGTGAACGATGGTGAATTTTTCTGCGTTTATCCTGAGTTTCAGACCATAGAGATTCCCTCAGAATGGCTCGTCACCCCCAGATACGAAGGTGAGCCCCGGTTCGTACTCGACATCCATCTTGGAAAACTCGCCAGGTTTCTCAGAATGCTTGGCTTTTACGCCTTCTTCGGCGAAGAAGAAGACGAAAAACTCTGCAGGATGGCAGTTAAAGAAAATGCCATACTCCTGTCCCGCGATGTGGGTCTGTTGAAGAGAAAAGAGCTTGTCTTCGGCTACTACGTGAGAAACACCGCCCCGAAAAAACAGCTGGTGGAAGTGGTGGAAAGATACGATTTGAAAAGGTGGATGAAGCCGTTCACAAGATGCATCGAGTGCAACACAGAATTCGAAGAAGTACCTAAAGAAAGTGTGAAAGACAGAGTTCCTCCAAAAGTTTACAGAATCTTCAATGAGTTTGTACGCTGCCCGAGCTGTGGGAGAGTCTACTGGAAAGGTTCACACTACGATCACATGGTGGAGTTCATAGAGAAAAATTTGAACTGA
- a CDS encoding family 16 glycoside hydrolase: MKRLLLLLVALGSLILFVGTSCESRVQVPVPLPEVNVEVPKVDLGFKVVKPTGTEDFFEDFESYGQGEVAPFGPWRVLGRAPHVEEGVQADKTIGKILRMDIDRGIFTPGEWTNFTLECNLKREGSAEGRVYFRLSEDGKKGFYVSFSEYGVALHKFAGSIDMKIAENKSFKLSDDWMYLKVIADGEKIQIFMNGRKVIDVTDSDVFSGGIGMATTFQTVFFDNVRVETIE, from the coding sequence ATGAAAAGATTGCTTTTACTCCTTGTGGCTCTGGGTTCACTGATTCTTTTTGTGGGAACAAGCTGTGAATCGAGAGTACAGGTTCCCGTTCCTCTTCCCGAAGTGAATGTGGAAGTACCGAAGGTGGATCTCGGTTTCAAGGTGGTAAAGCCAACTGGAACAGAAGATTTCTTCGAAGATTTCGAATCGTACGGTCAGGGAGAAGTGGCACCCTTTGGACCATGGAGGGTGCTTGGGAGAGCTCCCCACGTCGAAGAGGGAGTCCAGGCAGACAAAACCATCGGAAAGATTCTCAGAATGGACATAGACCGGGGAATTTTCACTCCGGGTGAGTGGACAAACTTCACACTCGAGTGCAACTTGAAAAGAGAAGGCTCAGCAGAAGGAAGAGTATACTTCAGACTCTCCGAAGATGGAAAGAAAGGATTCTACGTATCTTTCTCAGAGTACGGTGTGGCCCTTCACAAGTTCGCCGGGAGCATAGATATGAAAATAGCAGAGAACAAAAGTTTCAAACTGAGCGACGACTGGATGTACTTGAAGGTCATTGCAGACGGAGAGAAGATTCAGATCTTTATGAACGGAAGAAAGGTCATCGATGTCACTGACTCCGACGTGTTCTCAGGAGGAATAGGAATGGCAACAACCTTCCAGACTGTTTTCTTCGACAACGTGAGGGTCGAAACGATCGAATAA